From the Pseudomonas sp. SORT22 genome, one window contains:
- the truB gene encoding tRNA pseudouridine(55) synthase TruB produces the protein MAQVKRIRRNVSGIILLDKPLGFTSNAALQKVRWLLNAEKAGHTGSLDPLASGVLPLCFGEATKFSQYLLDSDKGYETVMQLGQTTTTGDAEGEVLKTREVTVGRADIEAVLPQFRGQISQIPPMYSALKRDGQPLYKLARAGEVVEREARSVTINRLELLECEGTRVRLSVGCSKGTYIRTLVEDIGEVLGCGAYVAELRRTHAGPFELAQTVTLEELEAVHAEGGNEAVDRFLMPSDSGLLDWPLLQFSEHSAFYWLNGQPVRAPDAPKFGMVRVQDHNGRFIGIGEVSEDGRIAPRRLIRSE, from the coding sequence GTGGCTCAGGTCAAGCGTATCCGTCGTAACGTCAGCGGCATCATCCTGCTCGACAAGCCGTTGGGGTTCACCTCCAACGCTGCCCTGCAGAAGGTCCGCTGGCTGCTCAATGCCGAAAAGGCCGGGCACACCGGCAGCCTCGATCCACTGGCCAGCGGCGTGCTGCCGCTGTGCTTCGGTGAGGCGACCAAGTTCTCGCAATACCTGCTCGATTCCGACAAGGGCTACGAGACGGTCATGCAACTGGGTCAGACCACCACCACGGGCGATGCCGAAGGTGAAGTGCTGAAAACCCGTGAGGTGACCGTTGGTCGCGCCGATATCGAAGCGGTTTTGCCACAATTTCGTGGTCAAATCAGTCAGATACCACCGATGTACTCGGCCCTCAAGCGTGACGGCCAGCCGCTGTACAAGCTTGCCCGTGCAGGTGAAGTAGTGGAGCGCGAGGCGCGTTCTGTTACTATTAACCGCTTGGAATTGCTCGAGTGCGAAGGCACCCGTGTCCGGTTGTCGGTCGGCTGCAGCAAAGGCACCTACATCCGCACCCTGGTCGAGGACATCGGCGAGGTGCTCGGTTGCGGAGCCTATGTCGCTGAACTGCGTCGTACGCACGCCGGTCCTTTCGAGCTGGCCCAGACCGTGACCCTCGAAGAACTCGAAGCGGTCCACGCCGAAGGTGGCAACGAAGCGGTCGATCGTTTCCTGATGCCATCGGACAGCGGTCTGCTGGACTGGCCACTGTTGCAGTTCTCCGAGCACAGTGCGTTCTACTGGCTCAATGGTCAGCCGGTCAGAGCCCCCGACGCGCCGAAGTTCGGCATGGTCCGGGTACAGGATCACAACGGTCGCTTCATCGGCATCGGTGAAGTGAGCGAAGACGGGCGCATCGCGCCGCGTCGCTTGATTCGGTCAGAATGA
- the infB gene encoding translation initiation factor IF-2, protein MTQVTVKELAQEVAAPVERLLQQMREAGLPHTDAGQVVTDNEKQALLAHLKSSHKAKVEEPRKITLQRKTTSTLRVAGSKSISVEVRKKKVFVQRSPEEIQAEQKRELEERRAAENAAREKADAEARQRAEEESRRQPAAANAAPAAAAAPAPAPVIEAAAADAPAPVAERKKDDVRRSDKSRDDERRGGERRNEAPRVSVKVKEKEKAPTPRAAPRTTDEESDGFRRGGRGKGKPKKRNAHGFQNPTGPVIRDVQIGETITVSDLANQMSVKGAEVVKFMFKLGTPVTINQVLDQETAQLIAEELGHKVTLVSDTALEDSLAESLKFEGETFSRAPVVTVMGHVDHGKTSLLDYIRRAKVAAGEAGGITQHIGAYHVETDRGMVTFLDTPGHAAFTAMRARGAKATDIVILVVAADDGVMPQTREAVQHAKAAGVPLVVAVNKIDKPGADLDRIRNELAVEGVTSEDWGGDTPFVKVSAKMGTGVDELLEAVLLQAEILELKATPSAPGRGVVVESRLDKGRGPVATVLVQDGTLRQGDMVLCGSNYGRVRAMLDENGKPVKEAGPSIPVEILGLDGTPDAGDELSVVADEKKAREVALFRQGKFREVKLARAHAGKLENIFENMGQEEKKTLNIVLKSDVRGSLEALQGSLSGLGNDEVQVRVIGGGVGGITESDANLALASNAVLFGFNVRADAGARKIVEQEGLDMRYYNVIYDIIEDVKKALTGMLGSDVRENILGIAEVRDVFRSPKFGAIAGCMVVEGVVYRNRPIRVLREDVVIFEGELESLRRFKDDASEVRAGMECGIGVKSYNDVKVGDKIEVFEKVQVARTL, encoded by the coding sequence ATGACGCAAGTCACGGTGAAAGAATTGGCCCAAGAGGTCGCTGCACCGGTAGAGCGCCTGCTGCAGCAGATGCGTGAGGCAGGTCTGCCGCACACCGACGCCGGTCAGGTAGTGACCGACAATGAGAAGCAGGCATTGCTGGCTCATTTGAAGAGCAGCCACAAGGCAAAAGTGGAAGAGCCGCGCAAGATCACCTTGCAGCGCAAAACCACCAGCACCCTGCGTGTCGCCGGTAGCAAGAGCATCAGCGTAGAAGTACGCAAGAAGAAAGTATTCGTTCAGCGCAGCCCGGAAGAAATCCAGGCCGAGCAGAAGCGCGAGCTGGAAGAGCGCCGTGCAGCGGAAAACGCTGCCCGCGAAAAGGCCGATGCCGAAGCACGTCAGCGTGCCGAGGAAGAGTCCCGTCGCCAGCCAGCCGCTGCCAACGCCGCACCGGCTGCTGCCGCTGCGCCGGCTCCAGCGCCTGTAATCGAAGCCGCAGCCGCCGATGCTCCGGCACCGGTTGCCGAGCGCAAGAAAGACGACGTGCGTCGCAGCGACAAGTCGCGTGACGACGAGCGTCGTGGCGGCGAGCGCCGTAACGAAGCGCCGCGTGTTTCGGTCAAGGTCAAGGAAAAGGAAAAGGCGCCTACCCCGCGTGCCGCTCCGCGTACCACCGACGAAGAAAGCGATGGCTTCCGTCGTGGTGGCCGTGGCAAGGGCAAGCCGAAGAAGCGCAACGCCCACGGTTTCCAGAACCCGACCGGTCCGGTTATCCGCGACGTGCAGATCGGCGAGACCATCACGGTTTCCGACCTGGCCAACCAGATGTCCGTCAAGGGCGCTGAAGTGGTCAAGTTCATGTTCAAACTGGGCACTCCGGTGACCATCAACCAGGTGCTCGACCAGGAGACAGCTCAGCTGATCGCCGAAGAGCTGGGCCACAAGGTCACCCTGGTCAGCGACACCGCCCTGGAAGATTCCCTGGCCGAGTCGTTGAAGTTCGAAGGCGAGACCTTCTCCCGTGCACCAGTCGTGACTGTAATGGGCCACGTTGACCACGGTAAGACCTCGCTGCTCGACTACATCCGTCGTGCCAAGGTTGCTGCTGGCGAAGCCGGTGGTATTACCCAGCACATCGGTGCGTACCACGTGGAAACCGACCGCGGCATGGTCACCTTCCTCGACACCCCTGGCCACGCCGCGTTTACCGCCATGCGTGCCCGTGGTGCCAAGGCGACCGACATCGTGATCCTGGTGGTTGCGGCGGACGACGGCGTGATGCCGCAAACCCGCGAAGCGGTCCAGCACGCCAAGGCTGCCGGTGTTCCGCTGGTGGTTGCGGTGAACAAGATCGACAAGCCAGGTGCCGACCTCGATCGCATCCGTAACGAACTGGCCGTCGAAGGCGTCACTTCCGAGGACTGGGGTGGAGATACTCCGTTCGTCAAGGTGTCGGCGAAGATGGGTACCGGTGTCGACGAACTGCTCGAAGCGGTCCTGCTGCAAGCCGAGATCCTCGAACTCAAGGCCACTCCATCGGCCCCGGGTCGTGGTGTGGTAGTTGAATCGCGTCTGGACAAGGGCCGTGGCCCGGTGGCTACCGTACTGGTTCAGGACGGTACCCTGCGTCAGGGCGACATGGTCCTGTGCGGTTCGAACTACGGTCGCGTACGGGCCATGCTCGACGAGAACGGCAAGCCTGTTAAGGAAGCCGGCCCGTCGATCCCGGTCGAGATCCTCGGCCTGGATGGCACTCCGGACGCCGGTGACGAGCTGTCGGTAGTGGCTGACGAGAAGAAAGCCCGTGAAGTTGCCCTGTTCCGTCAAGGCAAGTTCCGCGAGGTCAAACTGGCTCGCGCTCACGCTGGCAAACTCGAGAACATCTTCGAGAACATGGGCCAGGAAGAGAAGAAGACCCTCAACATCGTGCTCAAGTCCGATGTTCGTGGTTCTCTCGAGGCCCTGCAGGGCTCCCTGAGCGGCCTGGGCAACGACGAAGTACAGGTTCGGGTGATTGGCGGCGGTGTCGGTGGTATCACCGAGAGCGATGCCAACCTGGCCCTGGCGTCCAATGCAGTACTGTTCGGCTTCAACGTGCGTGCCGATGCCGGCGCGCGCAAGATCGTCGAGCAGGAAGGTCTGGATATGCGTTACTACAACGTGATCTACGACATCATTGAAGACGTCAAGAAAGCCCTGACCGGCATGCTCGGCAGCGATGTTCGCGAGAACATCCTGGGTATCGCCGAAGTGCGTGACGTGTTCCGTTCGCCGAAGTTCGGCGCCATCGCCGGCTGCATGGTCGTCGAGGGTGTGGTCTACCGCAACCGTCCGATCCGCGTACTGCGCGAGGACGTGGTGATCTTCGAAGGCGAGCTGGAATCGCTGCGTCGCTTCAAGGACGATGCGTCCGAAGTACGTGCCGGCATGGAATGCGGTATCGGCGTCAAGAGCTACAACGACGTCAAGGTCGGCGACAAGATCGAAGTCTTCGAGAAAGTCCAAGTGGCTCGTACGCTCTAA
- the rpsO gene encoding 30S ribosomal protein S15: MALSVEEKAKIVGEYQQAAGDTGSPEVQVALLTANINKLQGHFKANGKDHHSRRGLIRMVNQRRKLLDYLKGKDTTRYSALIGRLGLRR, from the coding sequence ATGGCACTCAGCGTTGAAGAAAAAGCAAAGATCGTTGGCGAATACCAGCAAGCCGCCGGTGACACCGGTAGCCCGGAAGTACAGGTTGCTCTGCTGACCGCCAACATCAACAAGCTGCAAGGCCACTTCAAGGCCAACGGCAAAGACCACCACTCCCGTCGTGGTCTGATCCGCATGGTTAACCAGCGTCGCAAGCTGCTGGACTACCTGAAAGGCAAGGACACCACCCGTTACAGCGCCCTGATCGGTCGTCTGGGTCTGCGTCGCTAA
- the rbfA gene encoding 30S ribosome-binding factor RbfA, translating to MAKEYSRTQRIGDQIQRELAQLIRREVKDPRVGVVTITAVDVSRDVGHAKVFITSMGQEGAEDIKQTLKVLNGAASFLRVHLGKEMQLRSVPQLHFHYDESISRGAHLSALIERAVAEDKLHQAADTPLDTKE from the coding sequence ATGGCAAAAGAATATAGCCGTACCCAACGCATCGGCGATCAGATCCAGCGCGAGCTGGCCCAGTTGATCCGTCGTGAAGTCAAGGACCCGCGCGTCGGCGTGGTCACCATTACCGCTGTGGATGTCAGCCGCGATGTCGGCCATGCCAAGGTGTTCATCACCTCGATGGGCCAGGAAGGCGCGGAAGACATCAAGCAGACCCTCAAGGTGCTCAACGGCGCGGCCAGTTTCCTGCGCGTGCACCTGGGCAAGGAAATGCAACTGCGCAGTGTGCCGCAACTGCATTTCCACTATGACGAAAGCATCAGTCGCGGTGCCCACCTGTCGGCCCTGATCGAGCGCGCCGTCGCCGAAGACAAGCTGCACCAGGCTGCCGACACGCCCCTGGACACCAAGGAGTAA
- the nusA gene encoding transcription termination factor NusA — protein MSKEVLLVVESVSNEKGVPAGVIFEALEVALATATKKRFDDEVDLRVEINRHTGSYETFRRWTVVEEKDLDDPAIEVWPAKIQDTHPEAKVGDVIEEKIESIEFGRIAAQTAKQVIVQKVREAERAQVVDAYRERLGEIISGTVKKVTRDNVIVDLGNNAEALLAREDIISRETFRVGVRLRALLKEIRTENRGPQLILSRTAPQMLIELFRIEVPEIAEGLIEVMAASRDPGSRAKIAVRSKDKRIDPQGACIGMRGSRVQAVSGELGGERVDIVLWDDNPAQFVINAMSPAEVAAIIVDEDAHAMDIAVGADNLAQAIGRGGQNVRLASQLTGWTLNVMTESDIQAKQQAETGDILRNFIDELEVDEELAQVLVDEGFTSLEEIAYVPLEEMLNIDGFDEDIVNELRARAKDRLLTKAIATEEKLADAHPAEDLLSLEGMDKDLAMELAVRGVVTREDLAEQSIDDLLDIDGIDQERAGKLIMAARAHWFE, from the coding sequence ATGAGCAAAGAAGTACTGCTGGTTGTTGAGTCGGTATCCAACGAAAAGGGCGTACCGGCCGGCGTAATTTTTGAAGCGCTGGAAGTGGCCCTGGCCACTGCAACCAAAAAACGTTTTGACGACGAAGTCGACCTGCGTGTGGAAATCAACCGCCACACCGGTAGCTACGAAACCTTCCGTCGCTGGACTGTCGTCGAAGAAAAGGATCTGGACGATCCGGCGATCGAAGTGTGGCCAGCGAAGATTCAGGACACCCATCCTGAAGCCAAGGTCGGTGACGTGATCGAAGAGAAGATCGAGTCGATCGAGTTCGGCCGCATTGCCGCCCAGACCGCCAAGCAAGTCATCGTCCAGAAGGTCCGTGAAGCCGAGCGCGCTCAAGTGGTAGATGCCTACCGCGAGCGTCTGGGCGAGATCATCTCCGGCACCGTCAAGAAGGTCACCCGTGACAACGTCATCGTTGACCTGGGCAACAACGCCGAAGCGTTGCTGGCCCGTGAAGACATCATCTCCCGCGAGACTTTCCGTGTCGGTGTGCGCCTGCGTGCACTGCTCAAGGAAATCCGCACCGAGAACCGCGGCCCGCAGTTGATCCTGTCGCGTACCGCGCCACAGATGCTGATCGAACTGTTCCGCATCGAAGTGCCGGAAATCGCCGAGGGCCTGATCGAAGTCATGGCCGCGTCCCGTGATCCGGGTTCGCGCGCCAAGATCGCCGTGCGCTCCAAGGACAAACGCATCGACCCGCAAGGTGCCTGTATCGGCATGCGCGGTTCGCGTGTCCAGGCGGTGTCCGGTGAACTGGGTGGCGAGCGTGTGGACATCGTCCTCTGGGACGACAACCCTGCACAGTTCGTCATCAACGCCATGTCGCCGGCTGAAGTCGCGGCGATCATCGTCGATGAAGACGCCCACGCCATGGACATCGCCGTGGGTGCCGACAACCTGGCCCAGGCGATTGGCCGTGGTGGCCAGAACGTGCGCCTGGCCAGTCAGTTGACCGGCTGGACCCTGAACGTGATGACCGAATCGGACATCCAGGCCAAGCAGCAAGCTGAAACCGGTGACATCCTGCGCAACTTCATCGACGAGCTGGAAGTCGACGAAGAGCTGGCACAGGTGCTGGTCGATGAAGGCTTCACCAGCCTGGAAGAGATTGCCTACGTACCGCTGGAAGAAATGCTCAACATCGACGGCTTTGACGAAGACATCGTCAACGAGCTTCGTGCTCGCGCCAAGGATCGCCTGTTGACCAAAGCCATCGCTACTGAGGAAAAGCTGGCAGACGCCCATCCGGCCGAAGACCTGCTCTCGCTTGAGGGTATGGACAAGGATTTGGCGATGGAACTGGCGGTGCGCGGCGTAGTTACCCGCGAAGACCTGGCCGAGCAGTCGATTGATGACCTGCTCGACATCGACGGCATCGACCAAGAGCGTGCCGGCAAGTTGATCATGGCCGCCCGAGCCCACTGGTTCGAGTAA
- a CDS encoding BON domain-containing protein has product MKKFAIAAATATALTLTLANAAFAQQPSQAPLTVAAGEVTKAKEATSDTWITTKVKADLMTEKGIPGTDIKVETNKGVVSLSSEVAVTDSQKDMAVAIAKKIKGVQAVSADGLKSN; this is encoded by the coding sequence ATGAAGAAGTTCGCTATTGCTGCCGCTACTGCCACCGCCCTGACCCTGACCCTGGCTAACGCGGCGTTTGCCCAACAGCCTTCCCAGGCTCCGCTGACCGTTGCTGCTGGTGAAGTTACCAAAGCAAAAGAAGCGACCTCCGACACCTGGATCACCACCAAGGTCAAAGCTGACCTGATGACCGAGAAAGGCATTCCGGGTACCGACATCAAGGTCGAAACCAACAAAGGCGTGGTCTCCCTGTCTTCCGAGGTTGCCGTGACCGATTCGCAGAAAGACATGGCGGTCGCTATCGCCAAAAAAATCAAAGGCGTTCAAGCCGTCTCGGCTGATGGCCTGAAAAGCAACTAA
- the pnp gene encoding polyribonucleotide nucleotidyltransferase translates to MNPVIKKFQFGQSTVTLETGRIARQASGAVLVTVDNDVTVLVTVVGAKQADPGKGFFPLSVHYQEKTYAAGKIPGGFFKREGRPSEKETLTSRLIDRPIRPLFPEGFMNEVQVVCTVVSTSKKTDPDIAAMIGTSAALAISGIPFEGPIGAARVAFHESTGYLLNPTYEQLAASSLDMVVAGTSDAVLMVESEAKELTEDQMLGAVLFAHDEFQAVIQAVKELAAEAAKPTWDWTAKAENTPLLSAIRGEFGAAVSDAYTITVKADRYARLGELREQVIAQFSGEEGQPSASEVKEIFGEIEYRTVRENIVNGKPRIDGRDTKTVRPLNIEVGVLPKTHGSALFTRGETQALVVATLGTARDAQLLDTLEGEKKDPFMLHYNFPPFSVGECGRMGGAGRREIGHGRLARRSVQAMLPAADVFPYTIRVVSEITESNGSSSMASVCGASLALMDAGVPMKAPVAGIAMGLVKEGEKFAILTDILGDEDHLGDMDFKVAGTAKGVTALQMDIKINGITEEIMEIALGQALEARLNILGQMNQIIGQSRSELSENAPTMIAMKIDTDKIRDVIGKGGATIRAICEETKASIDIEDDGSIKIFGETKDAAEAARQRVLSITAEAEIGKIYVGKVERIVDFGAFVNILPGKDGLVHISMLSDARVEKVTDILKEGQEVEVLVLDVDNRGRIKLSIKDVAAAKASGV, encoded by the coding sequence GTGAACCCGGTAATCAAGAAATTCCAGTTCGGTCAATCGACCGTTACCCTCGAGACGGGCCGTATTGCTCGTCAAGCGTCCGGCGCCGTATTGGTCACCGTCGACAACGATGTCACCGTACTGGTGACCGTGGTCGGTGCCAAACAGGCCGATCCAGGCAAAGGCTTCTTCCCCCTGTCCGTTCACTATCAGGAAAAGACCTACGCCGCCGGCAAGATCCCTGGTGGTTTCTTCAAGCGTGAAGGCCGTCCTTCCGAGAAAGAGACCCTGACCTCGCGTCTGATCGACCGTCCGATCCGTCCGCTGTTCCCGGAAGGCTTCATGAACGAAGTGCAGGTTGTCTGCACCGTCGTTTCCACCAGCAAGAAGACCGATCCGGACATCGCTGCGATGATCGGTACCTCGGCTGCCCTGGCCATCTCCGGCATTCCGTTCGAAGGCCCGATCGGCGCCGCTCGCGTTGCTTTCCACGAAAGCACCGGCTACCTGCTGAACCCGACCTACGAGCAACTGGCTGCCTCGAGCCTGGACATGGTCGTTGCCGGTACCTCCGACGCCGTACTGATGGTTGAATCGGAAGCCAAAGAGCTGACCGAAGACCAGATGCTGGGCGCCGTACTGTTCGCCCACGACGAATTCCAGGCTGTGATCCAGGCTGTCAAAGAGCTGGCCGCCGAAGCTGCCAAGCCGACCTGGGACTGGACTGCCAAGGCCGAGAACACCCCTCTGCTGAGCGCCATCCGTGGCGAATTCGGTGCTGCGGTTTCCGACGCCTACACCATCACCGTCAAGGCTGACCGTTACGCTCGCCTGGGCGAACTGCGCGAGCAAGTGATCGCCCAGTTCTCCGGTGAAGAAGGCCAACCTTCGGCTTCCGAAGTCAAAGAAATCTTCGGCGAAATCGAATACCGCACCGTTCGCGAAAACATCGTCAACGGCAAGCCACGTATCGACGGCCGCGACACCAAGACCGTACGTCCGCTGAACATCGAAGTCGGCGTACTGCCAAAGACCCACGGTTCGGCGCTGTTCACCCGTGGCGAAACCCAGGCCCTGGTCGTTGCGACCCTGGGTACTGCCCGTGACGCCCAGCTGCTGGATACCCTCGAAGGCGAGAAGAAAGACCCCTTCATGCTGCACTACAACTTCCCGCCGTTCTCGGTCGGCGAGTGTGGTCGCATGGGCGGTGCTGGCCGTCGCGAAATCGGTCACGGCCGTCTGGCCCGCCGTTCGGTCCAGGCCATGCTGCCTGCTGCCGACGTGTTCCCGTACACCATCCGCGTTGTTTCGGAAATCACCGAATCCAACGGTTCCAGCTCGATGGCTTCGGTCTGTGGTGCATCCCTGGCACTGATGGACGCTGGTGTGCCGATGAAGGCGCCGGTTGCCGGTATCGCCATGGGCCTGGTTAAAGAAGGCGAGAAATTCGCCATTCTGACCGACATCCTCGGTGACGAAGACCACCTGGGCGACATGGACTTCAAGGTAGCCGGTACCGCCAAAGGTGTTACCGCGCTGCAGATGGACATCAAGATCAACGGCATCACCGAAGAGATCATGGAAATCGCCCTGGGCCAGGCCCTGGAAGCGCGCCTGAACATCCTCGGCCAGATGAACCAGATCATTGGTCAGTCCCGTAGCGAACTGTCGGAAAACGCTCCGACCATGATCGCCATGAAGATCGACACCGACAAGATCCGTGACGTCATCGGTAAAGGCGGCGCGACCATCCGTGCCATCTGCGAAGAAACCAAGGCTTCGATCGACATCGAAGACGACGGTTCGATCAAGATCTTCGGTGAGACCAAAGACGCCGCTGAAGCTGCTCGCCAGCGCGTTCTGAGCATCACTGCCGAGGCCGAGATCGGCAAGATCTACGTCGGTAAGGTTGAGCGCATCGTCGACTTCGGTGCCTTCGTCAACATCCTGCCTGGCAAGGACGGTCTGGTTCACATCTCGATGCTGAGCGATGCTCGCGTCGAGAAAGTGACCGACATCCTCAAAGAAGGCCAGGAAGTTGAAGTACTGGTACTGGACGTGGACAACCGCGGCCGTATCAAGCTGTCGATCAAGGACGTTGCCGCTGCCAAGGCATCGGGCGTCTAA